The window cataattcaaagattaaacttgtacaattaaatatatgtactacaaaactaaattagatcattattattcatcacgggttgactatcggtctgccgagtcttttcttgaaaactctcagctcacgcggtgtatatattcgaccgtCGGCGATGGTCTCTCCTCCcttcgtccccgagtgcattacaccaaaatgtctagcacacgggaacgaaggagaagcgacccccacgacaacagtcaggattcttcgtcctctcgtatatggtggagactctccctcactgattcctctcggacatttgcgaccgtcggtgatggtcgttactcctccttcccctggtgcataacaaaggtctagcacaaggagaagaaggagaaacgacccccacgacaacagtcaggattcttcgtcctctctcatatatggtggacacactccctcactgatttttcgaccgtcggtgatggtcgttattcctccttcccctagtgcataacaacggtctagcacaaggagaaggaaaaacgacccccacgacaacagtcgggattcttcttctctcatatatggtgcagACTTTCTTCCTCACTCATTTGTTGACTGTCATGTATGGAGCCttgacagacttaaagtcaacccgaaatgtcgtttaattatctttctagaaaatccaggccactcgatatttcctacatattctagcacaagtcatgctaaaattcacggaaaaatccggcatgacctttgccaaaaaaggacatatcgagcgcctgaaatttgccggaacggaaattaatcaacactccggtaaaatataggccactcggaggtgtaacctgcaaacatggccggccacttgggcaagcacatatcctatttgagcaacacaagatatacatgtttatatctacatcatatgagcattcaaacttgatggtcactgcatttcaatggttgaaaatatgaacaaaaacatttcaaaatatcttataggactcatattgacatggagattcggctggtctcacctcgaggtcggagggggtcggtgacgaggacgacggcggggatgatgaagcggctccttgatttctgcaaaaacaaaaaccctatgagctatcaactaatcaaatgcatacgccttgcatagtgggGTCCAATTTGAGTATTCAAAATAGGAGTAgttctccaatttgagcattcaataagcaaaaccaaattgtaaaataaataagtattcaaattagcatgcattcaataagcaaaactaaatcatctcttgcgtccgtacatcgtcgaatattatcactaatacatctcgaatagtatcatacatataacatcactaatacaactaaaaccctagcgaacgacgggtatcggcgcgggtggtggacacccaaagagaagaaaccatcacaggatcatagctctgGTGTGATCCctaaagaacctgccaggtattggagaacccgCCCTCCAACGCAActatgtagcgacggacgtgctcgtcctcctcgctgacacggtgacgtaccacctccgtggggtcctcaagcctccgcaccgtcactggcccacgcgaccgccaccaaagaaggttcgggtcaacgacgggctggctcctcaccaatcTGCGCCCCctcggaaggtagcacctcccagtaccagcccgacggagcccagtcccggacatggcccctctgatcaagcaggtGTCCTACGCCGAGTCAACGACgtggatgcgggataggcatcatcgacgtcgatgcgggaataattgctttaactaaaaaaataacaacaaatgtgacatgttcaaaatatgacatgtccacttCAAAACGAATCAACCTAGAATACTGTTAAATACacctaaaaataaactagttttattaattttcttactaaaaataaactagttctatagtaaaattttaattagactagttctattaattcaactagttcaactaagcacttactataaataaaaataaactagttcttactaaaaataaactagttcaacaagttctattaattttcttactaattctattaaacacttactaaaaaaacagtaaaaaaactacattatacaatagtaaaaaaactacagtaaaaaatagaaaaaatagagatggagggaggagggggtgggaggagggaggaggaggagggaggagagaggaggagggggaggaagcCGGTGGGAtcggaggaaggaggaggggtgggaggagggaggaggggtgggaggagggaggagagaggaaggggagggggcgaccggaggaggaggagggagggggcggtgggaggagggtggaggaaggagggggcggccagaggaggagggaggagggcgcggtgggaggaggggggaggggaggagggaggagggaggatgAGGGATAAGGGTGCAATACCTCGGTGGAGGagcagcgcggcggcggcggcggacgacgggGCGTGCGGGGGAGAGTGACTGAGAGGGAGAGTGAGAGGGTCGGCCGCGTGGGGAGGATAAGATAgggttagtagtagcgcgggttcgagaaaagcgctactgctacggagcatagcagtagcgctgggtgCAGATACGTGCTACTGCTAAGTGGGGCTAGCCATTTTCGCCCAGTTCAaacttagcagcagcgcgttttGCTAGTACGCGGTACTGCTAAAATGATAGCAGTAGTACGGTTTATTtacacgcgctactactaagtagcagtagcgcatgattttattcagcgctactgctaagatgttgtgtataaggttttccctagtagtgtaaaGTAGTTATCTAAATGATCTTATGTTTCTTTACCTCTAGCACCTGCACCCTCGTCATATCAAGTGGCAGGACGACCCGTGCATCATTCTAGTACACCAGTAAACGGTGTGACTTGCCCCTTGGCAATCCTTGTTATCACCCTTCCACGAGGGCATCGGCCCGCATGAAGTAAATTGTGATGATCGTGGCTGCTGGCTGCTGGCTGCTACCAGACATATGTTGCTGAGGAGGACTCGGCGTGACGTGCGAAAACAGTTTTGTGTTTGGGTCCTTGGTACCTActtcctccgtttcaaaatagatgacccaactctatgctaaagttagtacaaagttgagtcatctattttggaacggagggagtatgaaacAAATGGCAATCTTTTTGGCCTAAATCGAGCAGTATTTCTAGAATGTGTTGCTAATTTTCACTGTGTTGGCTGCTAGCTGCAGGAACGGAGAGGATGGACGCTTGAAAAAAATTTGTAGAAAAGTCGGCCGGTTTTGTTCGTATGTGCCTTGCCTTTGCCAAGAGGAAAtgaaaagagaaaaaagagagacgtcaACCCGTGCTTAGCTCAAAAGCAAAGGAGGAAAAAGAAGTTGAATGCGTGCGTGGGAATCAATCAATAAGATGCCTATTTCTTCCATGCTTAGCTCACTCATGATACTATGTGGACGATCGGGACGGCTCAATTAGCAGCCGGGAGAATAGTATGTGACTGCACATCAATCATCTAGTATAAATGGATGTCCTGTCAACTAACCAGTCACTACCCCCACACCActcatcagtcttcttcttcctccttcgcCATTAATTGATCAAGAAAAACTTCAGCCATCAGCAATGGAGCCCATCCCTCTCCTGACGCCGTACAAGATGGGCCAGTTCGACCTCGCCCACAGGTACGTACCAACCATCAGCCACCTGTTGTACATGTTCGATCATTCATGGTCATGGATCATGCATGGCTGAAACGacggccggccggccggcgacCATACTGAAGCAATGATGCTGCAGGGTGGTTCTGGCGCCGCTGACGAGGCGGCGCTCCTATGCCAACATGCCGCAGCCGCACGCCGCCGTGTACTACTCCCAGCGCGCCACCGCCGGCGGCCTGCTCATCGCAGAGGCCACAGTGGTCTCCAACACGGGACGGGGCTACACCGACACCCCAGGGATCTGGACGGCGGAGCACGTCGAGGCGTGGAAGCCCATTGTCGCCGCCGTGCATGCCAAGGGCGCGCTCTTCTTCTGCCAGATCTGGCACGTCGGCCGCGTGTCCACCTTCGAGCTGCAGCCCGGCGGCGCCGCGCCGCTGTCGAGCACGGAGAAGGGGGTCGGCCCGCAGATGAGCTTCGACGGCCGGCTAGAGGAGTTCTCGCCACCGAGGAGGCTGACGGTGGAAGAGATACCTGCCCTCGTTGACGACTTCAGGAAGGCCGCCAGGAACGCCATCGACGCCGGTATGTACCACGTGTATATGCTGTTGATATCGCCAACACGACAAGCATGTTTGTTTTAGAAAAAAAAAGTTTAAGTTCAGCTAAAATTTTCCTTTCTTTGGCAACTACTTCCCTCCATAAAAAAATGATCTAAACGCTGTTGTATTTTTTTACAGATGGAGTAACTAACaaatttttagtgaagtagaaatTGTACCATTAGATATTTTTCATAATCTGTTTTGAAAAACCGAATTTGTACATTTATTTAATTTTGTTAGGTACAAATTACACATTTATATTTTTTAGAAAGTAGCCTTAGTATTTGCTAACATGTCTATATAAAATACTGCGGTGAAAGTTGGGTGCCGAAGCTATCTAAAATGGCATGTATTCTAGATTGATAAAGCAATTCACTTCTTGGTTGTGGCAGGTTTTGACGGCGTGGAGATCCACGGTGCAAACGGATACATCATTGAGCAGTTTCTCAAGGATAGTGCCAATGACCGCACCGACGAGTATGGTGGCAGTCTTGAGAACCGGTGTCGCTTCGCTCTTGAGGTGGTCGATGCTGTTGTGAAGGAGGTCGGTGGTCACCGTGTGGGAATCCGCCTATCACCTTTTGCCGACTACATGGACTGCCACGACTCTGACCCCCACTCTCTTGCACTCTACATGTCTACAAAGCTCAACGACCACGACATCCTCTACATCCACATGATCGAGCCGAGGATGGCCATTGTGGATGGCCGGCGAGTGGTGCCGAAGCGGTTGCTTCCGTACAGAGAGGCGTTCAAAGGTACCTTCGTCGCCAATGGTGGGTACGACCGTGAGGAAGGGGGCAAGGTGGTCGCCGAGGGGTACACAGACCTAGTGGCCTTTGGGAGACTATTCCTAGCGAACCCAGACTTGCCAAATCGATTTGAGGTTGGTGCGGATCTAAACAAGTATGATAGGATGACCTTCTACACCCCTGACCCTGTCATTGGCTATACCGACTACCCCTTCCTCGAATGATCTAGATGTAACTTCTTTCTTCGACAATACAAATAGTTGTACTGAGGGTCATAATTAAATGTATGTGTAAGTGATGTATTTCATCGAACAATAAACTTTGTATGGTGATTGTAGAAGCTATTCAAGTTTTTTTATATAGAAGCACCACTCTATCCTTCCCAAAATATAAGACTTGTTCAGGTTTATAATCTTTGATACAGTATTTCGACTATGATGTTCATTTAAAAATCAGTAAACAGATATATTCCAGAAAAAGTCGTTTGCTAGACACAATCATTTCTCAGAAGTCGGAGTGGGTCCTAGGTTGCGCGAGCTCGAATCAAACATGCATGTCATGGAACTCTATCGTGACCTCCGATGATAattttacttttatttgaggGATACCTTATGGTTTTATCATTTCAAAATATGCCACTTGTAGtctcttctttcttttatttagaAATCCGGCCTTACATTTTAAATGCAAATGTGTAGTTACATGTATTTGCATTTAAGTAATCAAAGAAAACATTGTAGACTAAACTGTTTATTGCAAAAGGGCACCACAACAAAAATGGTAAGTAATAAAGTTATGTAAGTTCTTCACCATTACTTGTAgtatatatcattgtttagaggagctttatgttggggaacgtagtaatttcaaaaaaattcctacgcacacgcaaaacatggtgatgcatagcaacgagaggggagagtgtcgtctatgtaccctcgtagacagtaagcggaagcgttatgacaacgtggttgatgtagtcgtacgtcttcacgatcgaccgaccCTAGCACCGAAGATACGGCACCTCCACggactgcacacgttcagctcggtgacgtcccacgaactcacgatccagtagagctttgcgggagagttccgtcagcacgacggcgtgatgacggtgatgatgatgctactgacgcagggcttcgcctaagcaccgctacgatattaccgaggtggattatggtggagggggggcaccgcacacggctaaaagatcaactgatcaactcgtgtgtctatggggtgcccccctcccccatatataaaggagtggaggagggggggggagggccggccctccaaggcgcgccccaaggggagtcctactcccaccgggagtaggactccaacccttccaagagtaggagtaggagagagggaaggaggagagagggggaaggaaaggggggcgccgccccaatccttgtccaattcggactagagggggagggggcgcgcggcctgccctggccgcccctcctcttctccactaaggcccaataggcccattacactccccggggggttccggtaacccccggtactccggtatttgtccgaacttgcccggaacacttccgaatccaatatattgatctttatgtctcgaccatttcgagactcctcgtcatgtccgtgatcatatccgggactccgaactaccttcggtacatcaaaacacataaactcataataccgatcatcaccgaacattaagcgtacggaccctacgggttcgagaactatgtagacatgaccgagacacgtctccggtcaataaccaatagcggaacctggatgctcatattcgttcctacatattctacgaagatctttatcggtcaaaccgcataacaacatacgttgttccctttgtcatcggtatgttacttgcccgagattcgatcgtcggtatctcaatacctagctcaatctcgttaccagcaagtctctttacttgttccgtaatgcttcatcctgcaactaactcattagtcacattgcttgcaaggcttatagtgatgtgcattaccgagagggcccagagatacctctccgacaaccggagtgacaaatcctaatctcgatctataccaactcaacaagtaccatcggagacacctgtagagcacgtttataatcatccagttacgttgtgacgtttggtagcacacaaagtgttcctccggtaatcgggagttgcataatctcataatcataggaacatgtataagtcatgaagaaagcaataacagtaaactaaaacgatcaagtgctaagctaacggaatgggtcaagtcaatcacatcattctcctaatgatgtgatcccgttcatcaaatgacaactcatgtctatggctaggaaacttaaccatctttgatcaacgagctagtcaagtagaggcatactagtgacactttgtttgtctatgtattcacacatgtattatgtttccggttaatacaattctagcatgaataataaacatttatcatgatataaggaaatataaataacaactttattattgcctctagggcatatttccttcactttacTGAAGTCACTTCTGATACAACTGCGGATTGAGAATAGTGACTTTTCATGCCAAATCCCACACCCACATCACAACCAACCACCCTATATGGCTAATAAAACTCTGAGAGAAACCCGCAATGAGAGATGGGGTAAAAATCCTTGAAATCCCATTGGCCGGAGCGATGCCTCATTATCGGGTTATTGGACGCCACTCGCCAAGGAACCGGAAGTTAAAGAAGTGATACATTGATCGATGTGACACCACAAAGCGACGTGGCATAATGCATATTTTGCATAACATGTTTCAAAGTTAAAACCGTTTCATTAATAGTGATAGGTGGTGATTCCACTAAATCTCCCATAGCATTGAAAGCATCCATGGGGTGACTAATAAAAATTCCCTCCAGTAATAGAGTCTATCACAAATCTAAACCAAGTAGTAACACCCACATAAAAATTTCGGAGAAGAACGGTAGTAGATCGCTTACGAGTTGATCTATTTTGAGCATCGCAAATCCCATACAAAGCATCCTTTAAATTCcccctcccctttgtttaaaattgagaaaTTAATTTTCAGGGGTACATGTAATAAGAGAAGAACTAGCCATAATGATAAAAAGAGTGATCACACAACGAGAAAAAAAAGGCAAATGggaaatatttttttatttttataaaaacTTTTTAGAAGTTGGGGAGAtggaaacgagaggcaaatgtcGAATAATATAAATGTAAGGAGATGAAAGTTTATGTGTAGGTACTtaatagatgttgatgatgtctccccggcaacggcgctaaaaattcttcctgctacttctgaGCTGcattgggatttcctcgaagaggagaggatgatgcagtatagtagagataagtatttccctcagttaagaaccaatgttatcaatccagtaggagaaccacgcaacacctcgttagcagcacctacacacaaattaacaagtacttgcacccaacgtgaacaaggggttgtcaatccctcgatggttaattgcaaggattaaGTCTCGTAGTGCTAGATGGATagtataaaataaataaattaaaataaagtaaataaattgcagcaatgtATTTTGAGGATTTTAATATAGGATAAAAATATacctgggggccatagttttcactagaggattctctcttgaaaatagcatacgatgggtaaacaaattactgtttggcaattgataaaaaaggaataatcatgacgatatatatccaagggaatgatcatgtatattggcatcacgtccgagacaagttgaccgactcctgtctgcatctactactattactcgacatgtcgaccgctatccagcatgcatctatagtattaagtgaaggaaatatgccctagagacaataataaagttattatttatttccttatatcatgataaatgttta is drawn from Aegilops tauschii subsp. strangulata cultivar AL8/78 chromosome 1, Aet v6.0, whole genome shotgun sequence and contains these coding sequences:
- the LOC109765646 gene encoding 12-oxophytodienoate reductase 1; amino-acid sequence: MEPIPLLTPYKMGQFDLAHRVVLAPLTRRRSYANMPQPHAAVYYSQRATAGGLLIAEATVVSNTGRGYTDTPGIWTAEHVEAWKPIVAAVHAKGALFFCQIWHVGRVSTFELQPGGAAPLSSTEKGVGPQMSFDGRLEEFSPPRRLTVEEIPALVDDFRKAARNAIDAGFDGVEIHGANGYIIEQFLKDSANDRTDEYGGSLENRCRFALEVVDAVVKEVGGHRVGIRLSPFADYMDCHDSDPHSLALYMSTKLNDHDILYIHMIEPRMAIVDGRRVVPKRLLPYREAFKGTFVANGGYDREEGGKVVAEGYTDLVAFGRLFLANPDLPNRFEVGADLNKYDRMTFYTPDPVIGYTDYPFLE